Part of the Clostridiales bacterium genome is shown below.
TGCCCGAACATAATAATAAATATCTGCCTTGGCTCTATTAAGTTATCTATTACCCTGGCTTTATAATTCCCCGCCTTTTCTTTTAAAAACATCTTGACTTTCGTTTTGATATTATCAAACGAGGTAGATTCATTTACCTTTGTGTTCAAATTTAAAATAGCTAAAACACAATAACCATCCCCGCCATCGTTTATATTACCGATACTGTTTCCGGCCATTTCAGCCGCCATAATTACAGGGTTATAAAAAATCTCATTAACCTTCCGCTCAAATCTAAGATTTTCATTGACCCTTTTAAGTTTCGATGCCGCACTTTCAGCTTGAAGCGCCCTTTTTTCTCCATTTAATTCTTCAATGACCCTGTTTAGAATTTCCTTAATGTTTGCCAAAGTTACAGGTTTAAGTATATAGCCTTCAGCCCCACTATTGATTGCTTCCTGTACATGTTCAAATCCAGCATATTTGCTTATCATTATAAATTTAATATAAGGAAAATCATTACGGGTCCTCTTTAGCAGACCAATTCCATCCATGTAGGGAATTTCGATATCTGCGATCACTACATCCGGCTTCCAGGCTTTGATAATTGCAAAAGCTTCCTTGCCATCTTCTGCCTCCATTACCGCTCCAAAGTTAAGCCCAATTTCATTAAGCTTCGTTATAATTCCTTTTCTTGTTCCTTTCTCATCATCGGCAACCAGGAGTTTGTACATATTAAATCCCCTTCGCAAAATCTCCGGTATGATAATTAAAGTTTCGATACCCTGCTTGACTCTCCTACCTATATTTAAGCCGTATCTATTATAAAATATAACTTTAATCAGATATTTATTTCCCCTTTATACTTGTTTTCGGTAATTTTTTAACCTGAAATGCCACCATCATAAAATTTCTTTTGTTTTATAGCCCAATGCATAATTTTCCTCCTTTTTACTGTCTTTGTTAAATTAACAAGTTTGAATCCTGTATTGAATACATTAAATTTAAACTTTTTCATCAATTTTGTGACTTTTCATATAATTGATTATAATACGTTTATTTCCACATGGGCATGGACGCTTTACAGATTTTATGTGGACATTTCTTAGAATCGATCAAACTTTCAATTTCTGCAAAAATGTTAAAAACGTTTATCAAAATATGTGTGTAAATTTAAGAAAACAGTTATAATTCTCACTCGGTTCGGTTAATCTTTTTGATATAATAGATTTATTGTCACTAGTTTTGGGGCAACTTTTTGGTATAATATTCAATATGGGAGTTGATATGCAGTGAGATTAGGCAGACCCCGGTTTTTGAACCGAATTTTAAAATATAAACATATTTTACTGTCATTAGTGTTCTTAATACAGATAGTATGGTTTTTTTATTGTGAAAAGACCGTAGTACCAAAGCATATTATGTATTCTCCATTGGATGATTACATACCGTTTGTCAAAGAATTTGTAATCGCATATGTTCTCTGGTATGTATATATGCCGGCAGGATTTATATACCTTGCAATCGTATCAAAAAAAGATTACTATAAGCTCTTAATATATATGTTTACAGGAATGACTATCTCACAGATTTTATATATCATTTACCCGAGCATGCAAAACCTTCGTCCGGTAATAACGGGAACGGATATTTTCTCAAGGGCGGTGCATTACATCTACAGTATCGATACTCCCACAAATGTTACCCCAAGCGTTCATGTGGTTAATTCAATGGCCGTATATATATCGCTTGCGGGGAGTCCCAAAATTTCGAAGAAAAGATGGATAAAGGTCCTTTTATTTGTATTTACCTTTTTGATAATCGCATCTACCATGTTTATCAAGCAGCATTCAATCGTCGATGTTTTCTGGGGGATTGCGCTATCTTGCATACTGTACATTTTTATATTTCCTCTGGTTGAATTTATTAAACGTCGAAAACATTAAAAATAAATATCCCCGCATAAAATGGCCTCTGCAACGCCTTCAGCCGAAGCCGCTCAAGAATAAACTTACCGATAAAAAATAAATCATAATATCGAAATATAGCCGATAAAAAGTTACTCACTTTTTAATCACTCTAAAAAACTTGGAATCTCCTATTTCCAAGGGCTTTCGATCTTTTTCTTTTTATCAAGTGTCAAAAGGGGAATTATACTAATTATAAAGTATCAAGTCAATTTACATATATTTCATTTCAGTTTAAGAAGGAATAACCGATATCAGTATAGAATGATAAATTTTGGGATGCATCTTATATAAAAGTCAAAGTATTCGATGTGCATTCTTAATAAAATAGACAAGAGGTGATTCTTTTTATGTCTGATTATAAAATGGCACTTTCAGGGGAAGAAAAGGACATATTGGATGGGAAGCGTGGTCCTGTATTACAAAAGGTCATGAAATCGGTAGTTCTTTACGGTGAAACATTCGGAGCCAAAAGGCTTCTAAAGATCGATGGTCCTGTACATCTTGTAACTTCATTTGGAGTGCCGATGCTTACGCCCGTATTCGATATAATGGATGAATTAATCTCAAATGGGTTAAAAACAGAATATCCATTTACAGTGAACCCGAGACCTATGGACTTTGAAAATGTAAAGTGCAGCATCATTCAAAAAATAGTGTTTAAAATGATGTATGGAAAGCAAAAAGCATATGAGGAACAGCTTAAAAAGGTAGGGCTCAAGGATACGAATGCATTTTCCTGTACATGCTACCTACCGGAAGTAGGAAATACGCCAAAGAAAGGTGACATACTTGCCTGGGCCGAATCATCAGCAGTAGTATTTGCAAATTCTGTAATAGGTGCCAGAACCAACAGGAATTCCGGAATAATAGAACTTTTATGCGGCATAGTGGGCAGAGCTCCAGAGTTCGGCCTTTTGACAGATGAAGGCAGAAAGGCAAAATGGCTTATCAAAGTTGAAACGTCTAAAGTACCTGAGGCGCAGGTGCTTGGAAGCGCCATAGGGATGAAAGTCGTCGAAGATGTGCCGTACATAACGGGTCTTGATAAATTCTTAGGAGCAGGTATGAGCGATAAAACCCTGGCCTATTTAAAGGATATGGGGGCAGCAAGCGCATCAAACGGAGCTGTCGGATTATACCATGTGGAAAACATTACTCCTGAAGCCATAGATAAAGAAAAGGAGCTTTTAGCCGAAGGATATAAAACATATGTGATAGATGACAATGAGATAGAAAGGGTAATAAGCTCATATCCTATATTATGGAAGGATATATACTCAAAACCAAAGGTATGCTTTATAGGATGTCCTCACTTGACTTTGAACCAGTTGCATGAATGGGCGGATAATATATCAAACGCTCTTAAAAAGGCAAATTTAAGGAAAGTCGCTGTAAATACAATACTATGTGGAGCTCCCGGCGTATTGGAGAAATTCAAAAAAGATAAAGAGACATATTCAAATCTTAAAAATATGGGCGTAAACTTAACATCTATCTGTCCGCTTATGTACATGGATAACTTTATATGCGCAAAGCAGCCTGTAATTACAAATTCCAATAAATTGAGGACATATACATCCGCAAGGTACTTTAAGGATGAAGAAATATTGAAGTTAATAGCAGGTAAGGGCATAAGGGAGGTTTCGAATAAATGAGCAGAGTATTTAAGGGAAGAGCAATTCTTAAGGGAAATATAAAGGGAGAATGCGTCGTAAGCCACGAAGGATTGAATACATTAGCGACTTATCAGATGAGCATATTGAAAAAATCCAAAAATGCTATTTGCGCCGACCAGAACAATAAGGACTTATATAAAAAAGACCTTGCCGGTAAAATAATATGCCTTCCAAAAACCATAGGCTCGACAACAGGAGGGATGGTCCTTCAAACTGCCGTGAAGATGGGTATAGGTCCTATCGCAATGCTTTTTTCAGAACATATAGATTCCCTTGCCGCCTCCGGGATAATACTATCGGATGTATGGAATTCCATCAAAATAGTATCCGTGGATCAACTTGGGCAGCAATTTTTAGAATATGTAAAAAATGGACAAACTATAGAGATAAAAGAAGATGGAACTGTAATAGTTGAAGGTGATTGATTATGGGATATGAAAAAATATTTGAACCCGGACAGATAGGAAAATGTAAATTAAAAAACAGGATCATAATGGCTCCCATGGGCAATATAAATATGGCTGACCCCATAGGGAGACCTCTTTCGAAGATGATAGATTATTTCGTTGAAAGGGCGAAAGGCGGGTGCGCCCTTTTGATAACTGGCCTGACGCCTGTTTCATACGGCATAGACCCTACAGTATCCGAAGACAACGATACAACATATTTTCCGCGTATAGACGGCTCATCGAGGACGCGCCTTGCAGGCTGGAGAGATCTTGCAGCAGGGGTGCAT
Proteins encoded:
- a CDS encoding phosphatase PAP2 family protein; the encoded protein is MNRILKYKHILLSLVFLIQIVWFFYCEKTVVPKHIMYSPLDDYIPFVKEFVIAYVLWYVYMPAGFIYLAIVSKKDYYKLLIYMFTGMTISQILYIIYPSMQNLRPVITGTDIFSRAVHYIYSIDTPTNVTPSVHVVNSMAVYISLAGSPKISKKRWIKVLLFVFTFLIIASTMFIKQHSIVDVFWGIALSCILYIFIFPLVEFIKRRKH
- a CDS encoding aconitase X; the protein is MSDYKMALSGEEKDILDGKRGPVLQKVMKSVVLYGETFGAKRLLKIDGPVHLVTSFGVPMLTPVFDIMDELISNGLKTEYPFTVNPRPMDFENVKCSIIQKIVFKMMYGKQKAYEEQLKKVGLKDTNAFSCTCYLPEVGNTPKKGDILAWAESSAVVFANSVIGARTNRNSGIIELLCGIVGRAPEFGLLTDEGRKAKWLIKVETSKVPEAQVLGSAIGMKVVEDVPYITGLDKFLGAGMSDKTLAYLKDMGAASASNGAVGLYHVENITPEAIDKEKELLAEGYKTYVIDDNEIERVISSYPILWKDIYSKPKVCFIGCPHLTLNQLHEWADNISNALKKANLRKVAVNTILCGAPGVLEKFKKDKETYSNLKNMGVNLTSICPLMYMDNFICAKQPVITNSNKLRTYTSARYFKDEEILKLIAGKGIREVSNK
- a CDS encoding DUF126 domain-containing protein — its product is MSRVFKGRAILKGNIKGECVVSHEGLNTLATYQMSILKKSKNAICADQNNKDLYKKDLAGKIICLPKTIGSTTGGMVLQTAVKMGIGPIAMLFSEHIDSLAASGIILSDVWNSIKIVSVDQLGQQFLEYVKNGQTIEIKEDGTVIVEGD